In the Anopheles cruzii unplaced genomic scaffold, idAnoCruzAS_RS32_06 scaffold00823_ctg1, whole genome shotgun sequence genome, one interval contains:
- the LOC128276264 gene encoding uncharacterized protein LOC128276264, whose product MAERPVVVRSQQQEHAHSTQSPSTSGIILNRTYSKKSSNNSSTGSKNMYEVFDLTSSDSVRDTRNHCLPLLSNRNSESSSRGVIRSTSPRCAPPVIDITGSKRTEQRSSFVRRSFHKPSTSSSVVTTIDLEQELSADNEPTSPTVKTHDKNDASSRLTPDRSIATDTLSVPVPEMRKQSVLAEHMDVSDGEEINLELLDGTEQPAIGCPAARDTVSLVERSPKAPSIEGGVPAAQEQCRSPEAPDDGSSMENSYGDVSSSGCAKYSSTKHSLGHRQGECQRRQSMNEFDLKLAEINETMSPMTHKDRVEQWRVTEEDLLHSIPTKSQIEASSLGPKRSFFEMVHISSDEDSNDQEAESGSRESLLATKKRRSGSKSFRDTSRSLDDGSDLDFRKDQINPEIDKRPTAQPTMIVERKNYHKLPIRFRPCDGCYLAPRDKICERSSSCDCRRWQSFQVGQIVPENRTKDKAYAQLLSRDRERDNFLNYLRISPFHRASQQQHTADGSRTNPPYPLTPMATGAGISVPQTEVNFPKASAGTVKNKVKHSVQRVIHRKSRPKPKKKSSTKSKPHSSIIASSGILGVRRLVLRSSLRSGKIIRYRSTFVSLRQNSRAKAPKPHPSQVEAEVPATPVDLKVENTVQSQEEITTDTPASQHTPFHPQDEGKRLQHSLPPTLPPSSSPVIRKSKRSHQQPTVKSLRCSVDSAVSSSTSADIHESKRSKECQTTETLLPCAAPVAPEPPRCMNDGKPTRNPLNRSEGEVLNAFLLDEQLIVVQTGLVSFWKYSRLSVLLGVKQEWQRIAQQQRWVCDAELDTQNANRIGYNDGNPHYLEPRARNLKHDESRACPLASVYVNAYFLDVHLKYPDQRNDAAADADQGQTAIDGSDLDESGVYEQIIRLKSYQLDTIKSALEDVLFVPLPNSRYFIVCWYEHISELEARTGLCKYSLTPDLETLASIREFPIVRQKLTSLRCVNDKKLLGLGESTVHIWCYESGSLLRTIDLKITLGLVIGSFLHEEEMISTLFLMQLQKLPTSGENNRKRIKMIAINLHTATWYVGHSFDIALTSTRVTGESQVQSSAAVDDRQTSQRYCVTFQSGELLLINLSDPTVCWTNHKKLEKDILHAEENSFHVCSRLRSKTGEVYRPKERLLNVYNWHDGRDLLLYSDQCLSIKSIDEYMLECK is encoded by the exons CACCCGTTATTGACATAACTGGCAGCAAACGTACCGAGCAACGATCGAGTTTTGTTCGCCGATCGTTTCATAAACCGTCAACATCGAGCTCAGTTGTAACAACCATCGATTTGGAACAAGAATTGTCGGCTGATAATGAGCCTACTTCTCCGACCGTGAAAACACATGACAAGAACGATGCATCGAGTCGCTTGACACCGGATCGAAGTATTGCGACAGATACACTGAGTGTTCCAGTGCCcgaaatgagaaaacaatCGGTCTTAGCTGAGCACATGGATGTTTCTGATGGAGAGGAGATAAACCTGGAGCTGttggacggaacggaacaacccGCCATAGGGTGTCCAGCGGCCAGAGACACTGTTTCGCTCGTTGAACGATCACCAAAAGCTCCTTCTATCGAAGGCGGTGTTCCCGCTGCCCAAGAGCAGTGCCGTTCACCGGAGGCACCGGATGATGGTAGTTCGATGGAAAATTCGTATGGCGACGTGTCGAGTTCCGGATGCGCAAAATATTCCTCCACGAAACACAGCTTAGGCCATCGACAGGGTGAATGTCAGCGAAGGCAGTCGATGAACGAGTTCGATCTAAAACTGGCAGAAATCAACGAAACCATGTCACCGATGACGCACAAGGATCGGGTCGAACAGTGGCGCGTTACGGAGGAAGACCTCCTTCACTCGATTCCAACCAAGTCACAAATCGAAGCTAGTAGTTTGGGTCCCAAGCGTTCATTCTTCGAAATGGTGCACATCTCCAGCGATGAAGATTCGAATGATCAGGAGGCGGAATCGGGTTCGAGAGAAAGTTTGTTGGCAACCAAAAAACGACGCTCTGGTTCAAAAAGTTTCCGCGACACATCGCGTTCGCTGGACGACGGCAGCGACTTGGATTTTCGTAAAGATCAAATTAACCCGGAAATTGATAAACGACCAACTGCCCAGCCAACCATGATCGTAGAGAGAAAAAATTACCACAAATTACCGATCCGGTTTCGTCCTTGCGATGGGTGCTATCTCGCACCGAGGGATAAGATCTGTGAAAGATCGAGCTCTTGTGATTGCCGTCGCTGGCAATCGTTCCAAGTTGGACAGATTGTTCCGGAAAATCGTACCAAGGACAAAGCCTATGCTCAGTTGCTGAGTAGGGATAGGGAGCGTGATAACTTTCTTAACTACTTGCGCATCAGTCCGTTCCATCGGGcgtcccaacaacaacacactgcCGATGGAAGCAGGACAAATCCACCCTACCCCCTAACGCCGATGGCAACTGGAGCAGGCATTAGTGTCCCTCAAACTGAAGTCAACTTTCCGAAAGCTTCGGCTGGGACGGTGAAGAACAAAGTCAAGCACTCGGTTCAGCGCGTTATTCACAGGAAATCGCGCCCAAagccgaagaaaaaatcatctACCAAAAGCAAGCCCCATTCGTCCATTATTGCCAGCAGCGGTATTCTTGGCGTTAGGCGGCTTGTATTACGTAGCTCACTGCGAAGCGGTAAGATTATACGTTATCGCAGTACGTTTGTTAGTTTGCGCCAAAACTCCCGAGCGAAAGCACCCAAGCCTCATCCGAGCCAGGTGGAAGCGGAAGTTCCAGCTACCCCTGTTGACCTGAAGGTTGAAAACACGGTTCAATCACAGGAGGAAATCACCACCGATACGCCCGCATCGCAGCACACTCCATTCCATCCACAGGATGAAGGGAAGCGTCTGCAGCACTCACTGCCGCCAACATTGCCACCATCTTCGTCGCCGGTGATTCGAAAGTCGAAACGTTCGCACCAGCAGCCAACCGTCAAATCGCTGCGTTGTTCTGTCGATAGTGCGGTGAGCAGTTCGACCAGTGCCGACATTCATGAGAGTAAACGATCAAAAGAGTGCCAGACGACGGAGACACTACTACCATGCgcggcaccggtggcaccaGAGCCTCCGCGGTGTATGAACGATGGTAAACCAACGAGAAACCCATTGAACCGATCCGAGGGCGAGGTTCTGAACGCGTTCCTGCTCGACGAACAGCTCATCGTGGTACAGACGGGACTAGTGAGTTTCTGGAAATACTCCCGACTAAGTGTATTGCTGGGAGTGAAACAAGAGTGGCAACGCATCGCCCAACAGCAGCGATGGGTGTGTG ACGCCGAGCTGGACACACAGAACGCCAACCGTATCGGTTACAACGATGGCAATCCACACTACCTGGAACCGAGGGCACGAAATTTAAAACACGATGAATCGCGAGCCTGCCCGCTGGCCTCGGTCTACGTTAATGCGTATTTTCTCGATGTGCACCTAAAGTATCCGGACCAACGGAACGATGCAGCGGCAGATGCGGATCAAGGACAAACGGCTATCGACGGTAGTGATTTGGACGAAAGTGGTGTTTACGAGCAAATCATACGATTGAAATCCTATCAGCTGGACACTATAAAAAG TGCCCTCGAAGATGTACTTTTCGTGCCGCTACCAAACTCGCGCTATTTCATCGTCTGCTGGTACGAGCACATCTCCGAGCTTGAAGCGCGGACGGGGCTGTGCAAATACAGCTTGACGCCCGACCTGGAGACACTAGCGAGCATCCGTGAATTTCCGATCGTCAGACAGAAACTGACCAGTTTGAGGTGTGTGAACGATAAAAAGCTACTGGGGCTTGGTGAATCGACGGTACACATATGGTGCTACGAAAGCGGGTCTTTGTTGCGTACGATCGATTTAAAGATTACTCTCGGACTTGTCATCGGCAGTTTTTTGCACGAAGAAGAG ATGATAAGTACACTGTTTCTGATGCAACTGCAGAAGTTGCCGACATCCGGCGAAAACAATCGGAAACGCATCAAAATGATCGCCATTAATTTACACACAGCCACCTGGTATGTTGGGCACAGCTTCGACATTGCTCTTACTTCAACGCG AGTGACGGGAGAAAGTCAAGTTCAAAGTTCCGCTGCCGTTGATGACCGCCAAACCAGTCAACGGTACTGCGTGACTTTTCAGAGCGGGGAACTGTTGCTCATCAACCTCAGCGATCCGACTGTCTGCTGGACGAACCATAAAAAGCTGGAGAAGGATATTCTGCACGCGGAAGAGAACTCCTTTCACGTCTGCTCGCGCTTACGTAGCAAAACGGGTGAAGTTTATCGGCCGAAAGAACGGTTACTGAATGTGTACAACTGGCACGATGGGCGCGATCTTTTGCTATACAGTGATCAATGTTTGTCCATTAAATCGATTGACGAGTACATGTTGGAGTGCAAATGA